One segment of Channa argus isolate prfri chromosome 17, Channa argus male v1.0, whole genome shotgun sequence DNA contains the following:
- the pex3 gene encoding peroxisomal biogenesis factor 3, translating into MFSSTWNFVKRHRRKFIFAGAVVGGVYLLGKYAQKKIREIQEKEATEYIAQARRQFHFESNQRTCNMTVLSMLPPLREAIVNQLNSENLTTLLKTKPANKLEIWEDLKILSFTRTIVAVYSTCMLVVLLRVQLNIIGGYLYLDNSVGKNGMTAQAPPDVQQQYLSSIQHLLRDGLTELMTVVKKAVQNSLGGFSLKQSLSLLELEQQLSWIRAEVEAGSERPLSWYMLADDENPLAEQACGLTENDVMTIKLLNETRDMLDSPDFTTVLNACLNRGFSRLLDNLAEFFRPPPSVSASSSAPDSLSAVSLPLAKIIPIINGQINTICSETPSHFVQDLLLNDQVKEFAAIVYETFSTSHELQK; encoded by the exons ATGTTTTCGTCAACCTGGAATTTTGTTAAACGCCACAGAAGGAAATTCATTTTCGCCGGAGCTGTAGTTGGAG GAGTGTATTTGCTGGGTAAATATGCCCAGAAAAAGATCAGGGAGATCCAGGAGAAGGAGGCCACGGAGTACATCGCTCAGGCCAGAaggcagttccactttgaaAGCAACCAGAGAACCTGCAACATGACTG TACTGTCTATGCTCCCACCGCTGAGAGAAGCCATCGTCAATCAGCTCAACTCAGAAAATCTCACTACACTACTCAAGACTAA ACCAGCAAATAAGCTTGAGATCTGGGAAGATTTGAAGATCCTCA GTTTCACCCGCACCATCGTAGCAGTGTACAGCACCTGCATGCTGGTGGTTCTACTGAGAGTCCAGCTGAACATCATTGGAGGATACCTGTACCTGGACAACTCTGTAGGAAAGAATGGAATG ACTGCTCAGGCTCCCCCAGATGTCCAACAGCAGTATCTCTCAAGTATCCAGCATCTACTCAGAGATG ggtTGACAGAGTTGATGACGGTGGTGAAGAAAGCGGTGCAGAACTCATTGGGAGG gtTTTCTCTGAAGCAGAGTCTGTCCCTGCTGGAGCTGGAGCAGCAGCTGAGCTGGATCAGAGCTGAGGTGGAAGCCGGCTCCGAACGGCCGCTGTCCTGGTACATGTTGGCAGATGACGAGAACCCTCTCGCTGAGCAG GCGTGTGGGTTGACAGAAAACGATGTTATGACCATCAAGCTGTTAAACGAGACGAGAGACATGTTGGACAG TCCAGACTTCACCACTGTCCTGAACGCCTGTCTGAACCGCGGTTTCTCTCGTCTTCTCGACAACCTGGCTGAGTTCTTCCGCCCCCCTCCCAGCGTCTCCGCCTCCAGCTCTGCACCTGATAG TTTGTCTGCAGTCAGCCTGCCACTGGCTAAGATCATCCCCATCATCAACGGCCAGATCAACACAATCTGCAGTGAAACTCCCAGTCACTTTGTCCAG GACCTACTGTTGAACGACCAGGTGAAGGAGTTTGCAGCCATCGTCTACGAGACCTTCAGCACGTCACATGAGCTGCAGAAATAA